Proteins from a single region of Stigmatella erecta:
- a CDS encoding HAMP domain-containing histidine kinase: MVGAARYSVVPTLMDSLLHDVRNPLNALSINLEVLSEKLKGETGQVPPSQEKNIKAMRDQIQRVDGILRQFSDFIVFRGGAAGEVPLSETAKRSLDVLAHESRRRRIKVQTAIEPDLRVVLPDAGELSFFLIQTLLRAFSRSEAGGEVSVTIRAEEGQALLEVTDTAGNAPEQSLDTVAALELRCAQLGIGFQIRAGVCCLAFKRA, encoded by the coding sequence GTGGTTGGAGCCGCGCGTTACAGCGTGGTGCCCACCCTGATGGACAGCCTCCTGCACGACGTGCGCAATCCGCTCAACGCCCTGTCCATCAACCTGGAGGTTCTCTCCGAGAAGCTCAAGGGGGAGACGGGCCAGGTGCCTCCGTCCCAGGAGAAGAACATCAAGGCCATGCGCGATCAGATCCAGCGCGTGGACGGCATCCTCCGCCAGTTCTCCGACTTCATCGTCTTCCGGGGCGGGGCGGCCGGCGAAGTCCCACTGTCCGAGACGGCCAAGCGCTCCCTGGACGTGCTGGCCCATGAGAGCCGCCGGCGCCGCATCAAGGTCCAGACGGCCATCGAGCCCGACCTGCGCGTGGTGCTGCCGGATGCCGGGGAGCTGAGCTTCTTTCTGATCCAGACGCTGCTACGGGCCTTCAGCCGCTCCGAGGCGGGCGGCGAGGTGAGCGTCACCATCCGCGCCGAGGAGGGGCAGGCCCTCCTGGAGGTGACGGACACGGCGGGCAACGCGCCCGAGCAGTCCCTCGACACCGTGGCGGCCCTGGAGCTGCGCTGTGCCCAGCTGGGCATCGGTTTCCAGATCCGGGCAGGTGTCTGCTGCCTGGCATTCAAGCGCGCCTGA
- a CDS encoding deoxycytidylate deaminase: MAERSSWDQYFMDIARQVASRATCDRKHVGALLVRDRTILSTGYNGSIRGLPHCDDVGHLMENGHCVATVHAEANAIIQAAKNGVSIDGATIYTTASPCWPCFKLIANSGCTRIVFGEFYRDPRIFEYAARLGLELTGLGDAARPPEPG; encoded by the coding sequence ATGGCCGAGCGCAGCTCCTGGGATCAGTACTTCATGGACATCGCGAGGCAGGTGGCCTCGCGCGCCACGTGTGACCGCAAGCACGTGGGGGCCCTGCTGGTCAGGGACCGCACCATCCTGTCGACGGGCTACAACGGCTCCATCCGGGGGCTGCCGCACTGCGATGACGTGGGCCACCTGATGGAGAACGGCCATTGCGTGGCCACCGTCCACGCCGAGGCCAACGCCATCATCCAGGCGGCCAAGAACGGCGTGAGCATCGACGGGGCGACCATCTACACCACCGCCAGTCCGTGTTGGCCGTGCTTCAAGCTGATCGCCAACAGCGGCTGCACGCGCATCGTCTTCGGCGAGTTCTACCGTGATCCCCGCATCTTCGAGTACGCGGCCCGGCTGGGGCTGGAGCTGACCGGGCTCGGGGACGCGGCCCGGCCGCCCGAACCCGGGTAG
- the nla6 gene encoding enhancer binding protein Nla6 — protein sequence MGSARILAVDDERATCEALAEMLGAWGHKVEVAFDGHDALRKAGEFRPDVVLSDLAMPETDGLWLLRQLREELPDCPVVFLTGRGTIDAAVGAIKEGAYDFIEKPLNVARLKVCIERALEKKETLREVQTLRRRLKQLGQSDMIAQSASMRKVVELIEKVAPSKASVAISGESGTGKEVVSRAIHNLSLRREKPFIAINCASIPATLIESEIFGHERGAFTGADQRRPGVFELAHGGTLFLDELGEIPIELQAKLLRVLEEGRLRRLGGKVEIEVDVRVLCATNRDLKQEIKNQRFREDLYFRLNVFQIHLPPLRERRDDIPILVQHFVEKFRGDSAKRVTGVHPEAMEVLKGHDWPGNIRELRNAVERAVILCDGELITREHLPPDMAGKSPERHSFRLPYGLSLDAVEREYILGSLQRNGNNKARTAEVLGVSEKTLYNKLNRYAAEARQQGQTPAGGLIKASGDGDLEPGVAPIR from the coding sequence GTGGGCAGCGCACGAATTCTGGCCGTGGATGACGAACGAGCGACCTGCGAGGCGCTGGCAGAAATGCTCGGCGCCTGGGGCCACAAGGTCGAGGTCGCGTTCGACGGGCACGATGCCCTGCGGAAGGCGGGCGAGTTCCGTCCGGACGTCGTCCTGTCCGACTTGGCGATGCCCGAGACGGACGGACTCTGGCTGTTGCGCCAGCTCCGGGAGGAGCTGCCGGACTGCCCGGTGGTGTTCCTCACGGGCCGGGGCACCATCGATGCGGCGGTGGGCGCCATCAAGGAAGGCGCCTACGACTTCATCGAGAAGCCGCTGAACGTCGCCCGGCTGAAGGTCTGCATCGAGCGGGCGCTCGAGAAGAAGGAGACGCTGCGCGAGGTGCAGACGCTGCGCCGGCGCCTCAAGCAGCTGGGCCAGTCCGACATGATCGCCCAGTCGGCGTCCATGCGGAAGGTGGTGGAGCTCATCGAGAAGGTGGCGCCCTCCAAGGCCAGCGTGGCCATCTCGGGCGAGTCCGGCACGGGCAAGGAGGTGGTGTCGCGCGCCATCCACAACCTCTCGCTGCGCCGCGAGAAGCCCTTCATCGCCATCAACTGCGCCTCCATCCCCGCCACGCTCATCGAGTCGGAGATCTTCGGCCACGAGCGCGGCGCCTTCACGGGCGCCGATCAGCGCCGGCCCGGCGTGTTCGAGCTGGCCCACGGCGGCACGCTGTTCCTGGACGAGCTCGGGGAGATTCCCATCGAGCTGCAGGCCAAGCTGCTGCGCGTGCTCGAGGAGGGCCGGCTGCGGCGGCTCGGCGGCAAGGTGGAGATCGAAGTGGACGTGCGCGTGCTGTGCGCCACGAACCGCGACCTCAAGCAGGAGATCAAGAACCAGCGCTTCCGCGAGGACCTGTACTTCCGCCTCAACGTTTTCCAGATCCACCTGCCGCCCCTGCGCGAGCGCCGGGACGACATCCCCATCCTCGTGCAGCACTTCGTGGAGAAGTTCCGCGGGGACTCGGCCAAGCGCGTCACCGGCGTGCACCCGGAGGCCATGGAAGTCCTCAAGGGCCACGACTGGCCGGGCAACATCCGCGAGCTGCGCAACGCCGTGGAGCGCGCGGTGATCCTCTGCGACGGGGAGCTCATCACCCGCGAGCACCTGCCCCCCGACATGGCGGGCAAGAGCCCCGAGCGCCACTCGTTCCGGCTGCCCTACGGCCTGTCCCTGGACGCGGTGGAGCGCGAGTACATCCTCGGCAGCCTCCAGCGGAACGGGAACAACAAGGCCCGCACGGCGGAAGTCCTGGGGG
- a CDS encoding S1 family peptidase: protein MNRLLLGAPALFTLLSCASAGPSQPPAAAQVRAATPAPELQRVVALAGERAPEARPTRKQVVRQILPHNVRLVVSEGGKTRRSASGVVIGTEQTEQGGVSYVITNAHAVDMSGLKAPNMVIHLENRADVTEFPVEVVATGKVPEMDLALLRVPGVELSSAKLAEDAELELGEDVVVAACPYGKSLSLSGGMLSQVEWDPESRQPRMVKTDAPIGYGASGGGIFSLETGKLLAIVEGYRTAKVGFAVADKDYSFDVPMPGETFAAPTSKVRGFLEAKGFGRLLSRPAEGLSGQTAQR from the coding sequence ATGAACCGGCTTCTCCTCGGGGCTCCCGCCCTATTCACCCTCTTGTCCTGCGCCAGCGCGGGCCCCTCGCAGCCCCCGGCCGCGGCCCAGGTGCGCGCCGCGACGCCCGCGCCGGAGCTTCAGCGGGTGGTGGCGCTCGCCGGGGAGCGGGCGCCGGAGGCGAGGCCCACGCGCAAGCAGGTGGTGCGGCAGATCCTCCCGCACAATGTCCGGCTGGTGGTGAGCGAGGGCGGGAAGACCCGGCGCAGCGCCTCGGGCGTGGTGATCGGCACCGAGCAGACGGAGCAGGGCGGCGTCAGCTACGTCATCACCAACGCGCACGCGGTGGACATGAGCGGGCTGAAGGCGCCGAACATGGTCATCCACCTGGAGAACCGGGCGGACGTCACCGAGTTCCCGGTGGAGGTGGTGGCCACGGGCAAGGTGCCGGAGATGGACCTGGCGCTCCTGCGCGTGCCGGGGGTGGAGCTGTCCTCGGCGAAGCTGGCGGAGGACGCGGAGCTGGAGCTGGGCGAGGACGTGGTGGTGGCCGCGTGCCCGTACGGCAAGTCCCTGTCCCTGTCCGGCGGCATGCTCTCGCAGGTGGAGTGGGATCCCGAGAGCCGCCAGCCGCGGATGGTGAAGACCGACGCGCCCATCGGCTACGGGGCCTCCGGGGGCGGCATCTTCAGCCTGGAGACGGGCAAGCTGCTGGCCATCGTCGAGGGCTACCGGACGGCGAAGGTGGGCTTCGCGGTGGCGGACAAGGACTACAGCTTCGATGTGCCGATGCCGGGCGAGACGTTCGCCGCGCCAACCTCGAAGGTGCGCGGCTTCCTGGAGGCCAAGGGCTTTGGCCGCCTGCTGTCGCGGCCCGCCGAGGGGCTCTCCGGACAGACCGCGCAGCGCTAG